Below is a genomic region from Prunus persica cultivar Lovell chromosome G3, Prunus_persica_NCBIv2, whole genome shotgun sequence.
GACTGGATATAACTGTTCCTCAGATGTAAAGAATTCATTCACTTAATTGCAggatttgctttctttttaatgCAAGATAATTTCAAATAGTAGTAGTGGGGTAATATCTCCAATGCAATTTTTTGAGTAGTTACATTTGAGGGCGTTCCTCAAacgaaaaaatatatttgtaatGAAACATACAGAGAGACCAAGTAGTCAGAAACATACAGAGAGACCAAGTAGTCTGTTGAAACTACTAGATAGAAAATGGCTGAAGCTAACAGGGTGGGAAGGTAGTTTGGCGTCCCGTATTTGGTGCATTTTTTAGGAGAGAATAAGATATGCATTCATATTTGtcattaataataattgtGAGAAGACGTCTTAAAAGACAGAACAGAAATGCatgatagaagaaaaaaaatgaatcagCAAAAGCTGGCCTCCATAAACTTCACGAATTCATTGAACTCTATCCTTCCATCTCTGTTTTCGTCGAATGTCCTGATCATTTTTTGGCAGTCTTCTAGCTTTGATCCTTCTTTTAAGCCCAATATACAGAGAATTCTCTGCAACTCCCTTGCATCGATAAACCCATCTCTGTTCTCATCAAACACATCAAAAGCTTCCTTTACTTCCCCCAAGCTTGGCTCCTTCTCATCAAACAGTCCTGCAAGTTCATTGGAACTGAACGACTCTGGTAGTTCCTCACTTTCTGGACTGGAAAAAATTCCCAAGTTTCCCATCACCATCTTCACATCATCTCTGCTCAAGTTTCCATCATCTTTCCTTTTGCAGATCAGCTCCGGCTTCCTCAACTCAGAATCCAAGTTCTTCACATCCAAAATCTTTGAGTTGCCACAGTTTTGTTGGGATTGGAGAGTAGACTGAAATCTCGAAAATAACTTCTGAGTGCTACTAGAAATTGTGCGTAAGAAGATTGCATCAAGCAAAAGAAATAGTGAGGATGTATTGTCGTTAGTTGATGATGATATCTTCTCCATTGTAATAAAGTAGTAGAGGCTGAACATGAATGTTGATATTTCCACTGAGAAGCCAAGTTAGAATTCTCAAGTCTATGCTATGTGATAGAGCTGGAAGAGATGAAAGAATGTTTTTACATTAAAGGTTTGATGTATGGAGAGATGTGGGTGGTGTTTTATATAGGCCAAGATTTAGTCTTGTATTTGAAGCCACCA
It encodes:
- the LOC18783606 gene encoding probable calcium-binding protein CML45; translated protein: MFSLYYFITMEKISSSTNDNTSSLFLLLDAIFLRTISSSTQKLFSRFQSTLQSQQNCGNSKILDVKNLDSELRKPELICKRKDDGNLSRDDVKMVMGNLGIFSSPESEELPESFSSNELAGLFDEKEPSLGEVKEAFDVFDENRDGFIDARELQRILCILGLKEGSKLEDCQKMIRTFDENRDGRIEFNEFVKFMEASFC